A window of the Desulfobacula toluolica Tol2 genome harbors these coding sequences:
- a CDS encoding Eco57I restriction-modification methylase domain-containing protein: MTSNNSQNSFNILLEKFEMISEGYKSPSLLLPNDLHLSDGDKIILEQAGKYNVDAVYVRQFNDGRNPIPQIYIYDFIKNPRKDNEITELYRKIWNSGHVPLIFLFFRTEIQILTCLKQPDFDPKTGNLSYSLFEKIHLASKAKKELDKFKQLSARRFDNGSFWTDSKYKSKFSLKETAYIKLLTELKTAKRDIIKKEILDENLTKKLLVMSILVKYLEEREDKDGNKVFPKRFFVKFSNGEDKFLDVLRKKGGCLQLFDELSSKNSFNGEIFAWNGKKERDQLAEADLNSFADFFEGRLDNGQYTFWRLYSFNDLPIELISNIYEEFLDKKAGVVYTPPYLVNLLIDELLPLSDFEKKEFKVLDPACGSGIFLVAAYKRMIQWWKIRNNWAKPDSQNLDELKEILKNNIFGVDIHEEAVRLTFFSLSLVLLDELSPKVIWENLKFDNLIGNNFISIDFFELIEKNLLKPEFDLIVGNPPFESKLTDNAAKIENKRRRTYPKLPDNQIALLFLDQSITLCKKNASLCLIMPSGHFLYNTNAADFRTYFLNNYHVPQLIDFTFLSQVLFESANVPVTAVFAKNQKPDETDILHVTVRRTKPAKEKLYFELDHYDFHKVPFKDALKSRLVWKANLLGGGRLRQLLDRLEPIRNFGTFLSEKEQNEGWKIAEGFIVGNEDKIDTLVRLKEKVPELTDDENLKLQELEKKFQPAEYLTGKNTLPTDAFTEDGINDSEIYKLENKYFYRSSKKNKEIFQAPHLLIKEGVSESSIPVIFREDDLSFRHEIIGIHAPNQADALKRIEKRFKNNRTYLFHVAGFSSRYMITRATAILKNDIECLPYPEDEAELNLSDLERILMDDVLDYMLDFRRKGENADSEKPVTQGQLKQFSSVYCKVLNSVYKNLKPYHYFETKSYICFPFYFDDPSSIALQKTKGLEDDLDELIKNNVNSNSRIIRMLRIYENNIIYLIKPKQTRYWLRSVAIRDADETFSDLVTQGF, from the coding sequence ATGACATCAAATAATTCTCAGAATAGTTTTAATATCCTTCTTGAAAAATTTGAAATGATATCTGAAGGATACAAGTCTCCAAGTCTATTGTTACCCAATGACCTTCATTTGTCAGATGGTGACAAAATTATTTTAGAACAGGCGGGAAAATATAATGTTGATGCGGTGTATGTAAGGCAATTCAATGACGGACGAAACCCTATCCCACAAATATACATATATGATTTTATCAAAAACCCCAGGAAAGATAATGAGATAACAGAACTGTATCGGAAAATTTGGAACTCCGGTCATGTTCCTCTTATTTTTTTATTTTTTAGAACAGAAATTCAAATATTAACCTGTTTAAAACAACCGGATTTCGATCCAAAAACCGGGAATCTTTCATATAGCCTGTTTGAAAAAATCCATTTGGCATCAAAAGCAAAAAAAGAGTTGGATAAATTCAAACAGTTATCTGCTAGGCGGTTTGATAATGGCTCATTTTGGACTGACTCAAAATATAAAAGCAAATTTTCATTAAAAGAGACTGCCTATATAAAGCTTTTAACTGAACTCAAAACAGCCAAACGAGATATCATTAAAAAAGAGATTCTGGATGAGAATCTTACAAAAAAGCTTCTTGTGATGTCGATTCTTGTCAAATACCTTGAAGAGAGAGAGGATAAAGACGGCAATAAAGTTTTTCCCAAAAGGTTTTTTGTCAAATTTTCAAATGGGGAGGATAAATTTTTAGATGTCCTTCGTAAAAAAGGAGGATGCCTTCAATTATTTGATGAACTGAGCAGCAAGAATAGCTTTAATGGAGAAATTTTCGCCTGGAACGGCAAAAAAGAAAGAGATCAGTTAGCCGAAGCAGACTTGAACTCTTTTGCCGATTTTTTTGAAGGGCGGCTTGATAATGGCCAGTACACCTTTTGGCGGCTTTATTCATTCAATGATTTACCCATCGAACTAATCAGTAATATCTATGAAGAATTTTTAGATAAAAAAGCCGGAGTCGTTTACACGCCGCCTTATTTAGTCAATTTGCTTATCGATGAGCTGCTGCCTTTGTCTGATTTCGAAAAAAAAGAATTTAAGGTGTTGGATCCTGCCTGTGGGTCAGGTATTTTCCTGGTGGCTGCGTACAAAAGGATGATTCAGTGGTGGAAAATCCGCAACAATTGGGCCAAACCCGATTCCCAAAACTTAGATGAACTAAAAGAAATTTTAAAAAATAATATTTTTGGTGTCGATATTCACGAAGAAGCCGTACGCTTAACGTTTTTCAGCCTTAGTTTGGTGCTTTTAGATGAATTGTCACCAAAGGTTATCTGGGAGAATTTAAAATTTGATAATCTCATCGGGAACAATTTCATCAGTATTGATTTTTTTGAACTAATTGAGAAAAATTTACTAAAGCCGGAGTTCGATCTTATTGTGGGGAATCCTCCCTTTGAATCAAAATTGACAGATAATGCAGCAAAGATTGAAAACAAAAGACGCCGGACATATCCAAAACTGCCGGATAATCAAATCGCACTGCTTTTTCTGGATCAGTCTATTACCCTGTGCAAAAAAAATGCATCTCTTTGTTTGATAATGCCGTCCGGTCACTTTTTATACAATACCAACGCGGCTGATTTCCGAACTTATTTTCTTAACAATTATCATGTTCCGCAGCTAATTGATTTTACCTTCCTTAGCCAGGTTCTTTTTGAGAGCGCAAACGTGCCGGTTACTGCTGTTTTCGCAAAAAATCAAAAGCCTGATGAAACAGACATCCTCCATGTTACGGTCCGCAGGACAAAACCGGCCAAAGAAAAGCTTTACTTTGAATTGGACCACTATGATTTTCATAAAGTGCCTTTTAAAGACGCCCTAAAAAGCAGGCTTGTCTGGAAAGCCAACTTGCTGGGAGGCGGCAGGTTAAGACAGCTTTTGGACAGGCTGGAACCCATCCGAAATTTTGGTACGTTTCTATCTGAAAAAGAGCAGAATGAAGGATGGAAAATCGCAGAGGGATTTATAGTTGGAAATGAAGATAAAATTGATACCCTTGTCAGATTGAAAGAAAAAGTTCCAGAATTAACTGATGATGAAAACCTGAAGTTGCAGGAACTTGAAAAAAAATTTCAACCAGCCGAATACCTTACCGGGAAAAACACACTGCCCACGGATGCATTCACAGAAGATGGCATCAATGATAGTGAAATTTACAAACTTGAAAACAAATATTTTTATCGGAGCAGCAAAAAGAATAAAGAAATTTTTCAAGCCCCTCACCTTCTGATAAAGGAAGGCGTATCAGAAAGTTCCATTCCAGTAATATTTCGGGAAGACGATCTTTCTTTCAGGCATGAAATAATTGGTATCCATGCTCCGAATCAAGCCGATGCGCTCAAAAGAATAGAAAAACGATTCAAGAATAACAGAACATATCTTTTTCATGTTGCCGGATTCAGCAGCAGGTATATGATCACCAGGGCAACGGCCATTTTGAAGAATGATATTGAATGCCTGCCTTATCCTGAGGATGAAGCAGAGCTTAATCTATCGGATCTCGAACGAATTCTTATGGATGATGTGCTTGATTACATGCTTGATTTCAGGAGAAAAGGCGAGAATGCGGACTCGGAAAAACCGGTAACACAGGGTCAGCTGAAACAATTTTCCAGTGTTTATTGTAAGGTTTTGAATTCTGTTTATAAAAATCTTAAGCCGTATCACTATTTTGAAACAAAATCATATATTTGCTTTCCTTTTTATTTTGATGATCCTTCATCCATTGCCCTTCAAAAAACTAAAGGGCTTGAAGATGATCTTGATGAGCTTATCAAAAATAATGTGAATTCGAATTCAAGAATCATTCGAATGCTTCGGATTTATGAAAATAATATTATTTATCTTATTAAACCTAAGCAGACGCGCTACTGGTTACGTTCGGTTGCAATTCGGGATGCTGACGAAACCTTTTCTGATTTAGTGACCCAAGGGTTTTAA
- a CDS encoding type II toxin-antitoxin system RelE family toxin, translating to MVAYKIFFKSSVWKDFKSIPDKDLTKILTCIESLGDNPRQSWCKKLSGQERYRLRYGRYRIIYSIQDDELSIWIVKVGHRKNVYS from the coding sequence ATGGTCGCATATAAAATTTTTTTCAAATCTTCGGTTTGGAAAGATTTTAAATCAATACCGGATAAGGATTTAACAAAAATTCTTACCTGCATTGAATCTCTCGGTGATAACCCGCGTCAATCCTGGTGTAAAAAACTAAGTGGCCAGGAAAGATATCGTTTAAGATACGGCAGATATCGCATTATCTATTCTATTCAAGATGACGAGCTTTCCATTTGGATTGTCAAAGTTGGACATCGTAAAAACGTATATAGCTAA
- a CDS encoding trp operon repressor: MGYSIQLKEAVLKKVLQGNKPHHEIAKELGVGRSTIGK, translated from the coding sequence ATGGGATATTCTATTCAATTAAAAGAAGCTGTGTTAAAAAAGGTGTTACAGGGAAACAAACCCCACCATGAAATTGCAAAAGAATTAGGTGTTGGCCGGTCTACAATCGGTAAATGA
- a CDS encoding GlxA family transcriptional regulator — MIKITILALDNVLASSVMGTMDTFGQTGVTWNFIVGHDEVSYFDINIVTQDGKPVKTRHQAAIYPNGSIQDIESTDLIMISSFSDYKTIETSGKAIEWLREQNKKGTTIAGICAGAYILAETGLLNGKTATTHWGFANDFRKRYPQINLQSEKIITDEGNLLCSGGCNSYIDLSIYLIERYCGQSIALESSKAMLHDIGRNSQKPYTVFQFAKDHADSKIKLIQIWFEENYNQRIDIGVLAKNFGLSRRVLERRFNAATGNTPLLYLQRLRVEIAKNLLEKTSKTFSEIAFFVGYEDTSFFRKIFKKHTKLLPKEYKTKFFRAIEVLPGH, encoded by the coding sequence ATGATAAAAATTACCATACTTGCTTTGGATAATGTTTTAGCGTCTTCAGTGATGGGTACAATGGATACTTTTGGTCAGACCGGAGTGACATGGAATTTTATAGTCGGTCATGATGAAGTATCATATTTTGATATCAATATTGTGACCCAAGATGGGAAACCAGTTAAAACCAGACATCAGGCTGCAATATATCCAAACGGTTCCATCCAGGATATTGAATCAACAGATTTAATTATGATCTCTTCATTTTCTGATTATAAAACAATAGAAACAAGTGGAAAAGCAATTGAATGGTTAAGAGAACAAAACAAAAAGGGGACAACTATCGCCGGTATTTGTGCAGGCGCATATATTCTTGCAGAAACAGGATTGCTCAATGGAAAAACCGCGACGACCCACTGGGGATTTGCTAATGATTTCAGAAAGCGATACCCGCAAATTAATTTGCAGTCTGAAAAAATAATAACCGATGAAGGAAATTTATTGTGTTCGGGGGGTTGTAATTCCTACATTGACCTTTCAATCTATCTGATTGAAAGATATTGCGGTCAGAGCATTGCTCTTGAGAGTTCAAAGGCAATGCTTCATGATATCGGCCGGAATTCTCAAAAACCCTATACTGTTTTTCAGTTTGCTAAAGATCATGCTGATTCTAAGATTAAATTAATACAGATATGGTTTGAAGAAAATTACAATCAAAGAATTGATATTGGAGTTCTCGCTAAAAATTTTGGACTGAGCCGCAGAGTTCTTGAACGCAGATTTAATGCTGCAACAGGGAATACGCCTCTTCTTTATCTCCAGCGGTTACGGGTTGAAATTGCTAAGAACCTACTTGAAAAAACGTCTAAAACGTTTAGTGAAATCGCCTTTTTTGTTGGGTATGAAGACACCAGCTTTTTTAGAAAAATATTCAAAAAACATACAAAGCTTCTTCCAAAAGAATACAAAACAAAATTTTTCCGGGCGATTGAAGTGCTGCCCGGCCATTAA
- a CDS encoding transglutaminase-like domain-containing protein codes for MKTTLKETYYCDYAHPEIQKLAKKLAEKTNDPVEIAKKTFYHVRDNIVTGYDLYKVKASDILKKGYGICWGKSTLLIALLRCNHIQAQFVTIQVHRKFIKPLVGNLYHLANSPYNHCMVNAFLNKRWTILDSVLDKKTYEIFFAPENIPWGIDWNGKDDCRLYTDSVVGEPDIHADIDSVIRQKAGNTEFPAFIAIGVYRFLNKRIWKKTFFSTLPPKWGM; via the coding sequence ATGAAAACAACCTTAAAAGAAACTTATTATTGTGATTACGCCCATCCGGAAATTCAAAAACTGGCAAAAAAGCTGGCTGAAAAGACGAATGATCCGGTTGAGATTGCAAAAAAAACCTTTTATCATGTTCGGGACAATATTGTGACCGGATATGATCTCTACAAAGTTAAAGCATCGGACATATTAAAGAAGGGATACGGTATTTGCTGGGGCAAATCAACTCTTCTTATTGCATTGCTCCGGTGTAATCATATTCAGGCACAGTTCGTCACGATACAGGTTCACAGAAAATTTATTAAACCCCTGGTTGGAAATTTATATCATCTGGCAAATTCGCCTTATAACCATTGTATGGTTAATGCCTTTTTGAATAAACGGTGGACCATTCTGGACTCGGTTCTTGATAAAAAAACATATGAAATCTTTTTCGCTCCAGAGAACATTCCATGGGGAATAGACTGGAATGGAAAAGATGATTGCAGGTTATATACAGACAGCGTGGTTGGCGAGCCTGATATTCATGCAGATATTGATAGCGTAATCAGACAAAAGGCTGGAAATACCGAGTTTCCAGCATTCATAGCCATAGGAGTATATAGATTTTTAAATAAACGAATATGGAAAAAGACATTTTTTTCTACCTTACCCCCCAAATGGGGGATGTAA
- a CDS encoding tetratricopeptide repeat protein has translation MDKNSVPLSVAEWFNEGLRCFNKPDGIGAVRAFEAVIKVNPAYRHEDGDNPYFYLGKISEIEGRVDDAIMFYSSALTLDPYDEESLIGRGSCYTVKKNHKVAVADFKKVLDIPPESMNAPLQHVLYAIAENFRQQKDFPNALHWGEKALSEDPDNYRHKELVADVKKQMRDVP, from the coding sequence ATGGATAAAAATAGTGTACCACTTTCTGTGGCTGAGTGGTTTAATGAAGGTTTAAGATGTTTCAACAAACCGGACGGAATCGGTGCTGTCCGAGCATTTGAGGCAGTTATCAAGGTGAATCCTGCTTATCGTCATGAGGATGGAGACAACCCCTATTTTTATCTGGGCAAGATTTCCGAAATCGAAGGACGGGTCGACGACGCGATTATGTTTTACTCGAGCGCTTTGACACTGGACCCGTATGACGAGGAGAGCCTTATCGGCCGGGGAAGTTGTTATACGGTTAAAAAGAATCACAAAGTTGCAGTGGCCGATTTCAAAAAAGTGCTGGATATTCCACCTGAAAGCATGAATGCACCGCTGCAGCATGTGCTGTATGCCATTGCGGAAAATTTCCGCCAGCAAAAGGATTTTCCAAATGCATTGCATTGGGGAGAAAAAGCACTTTCGGAAGACCCTGATAATTATCGACATAAGGAATTGGTGGCCGATGTCAAAAAACAGATGCGGGACGTTCCTTAG
- a CDS encoding virulence RhuM family protein yields the protein MKRDKNKHLQKAGKKKTSIVRPIVRSSAAEYLTFVAATGKGGVEAVYADENIWLTQKLMATLYDVDVRTVNYHLKKIFSDSELEEISVIRNFRITAADGKNYNTKHYNLSAIIAVGYKVNSERAVQFRKWATQIIQEFTIKGYTMDDERLKPAPYDHAGLGNTLE from the coding sequence ATGAAGAGAGATAAAAACAAGCATCTTCAGAAAGCCGGAAAAAAAAAGACTTCAATTGTCCGGCCCATTGTTCGCTCCTCGGCTGCTGAATACCTGACCTTTGTTGCGGCAACCGGAAAAGGAGGCGTCGAGGCAGTTTATGCCGATGAGAATATCTGGCTGACCCAGAAATTGATGGCCACACTCTATGACGTTGATGTCAGGACGGTTAACTATCATCTGAAAAAGATCTTCAGTGACAGTGAGTTAGAAGAAATTTCAGTTATCCGAAATTTTCGGATAACTGCCGCTGATGGTAAAAATTACAACACCAAGCATTACAATCTATCTGCCATTATAGCCGTCGGTTACAAGGTCAACTCGGAACGCGCCGTGCAGTTCCGAAAATGGGCGACTCAAATCATTCAGGAGTTCACCATCAAGGGATACACCATGGATGATGAACGTCTGAAACCAGCTCCCTATGACCATGCAGGACTGGGAAACACGCTTGAATAA
- a CDS encoding damage-control phosphatase ARMT1 family protein produces the protein MKVEEECIPCVLKMSLNGLRSLNLEPYKLREIYHEFVKSIMTQNDIWDITSAELVEKILIKLIDKTGVADPFITIKEKANSQLLSIYDKLKDHVLNCDDPILMATKLSIFGNTIDVMLSDNPENNLKKVLLAYTKEIPLNTESYQKFSSQLKNSKSLLLIADNAGEAVMDKLLIETLKEKHHMEMYYAVRNSPALNDITYDETVDIGFPDIAQVITNGIAGPLPGTMLSRCSQKFLNVLNSVDMVIVKGGGNFESLIGETNLPLNTFFLLMCKCEVHSRFFNSPVGQAILWVN, from the coding sequence ATGAAAGTAGAAGAAGAATGTATTCCATGTGTATTAAAGATGAGTTTAAACGGGTTACGGTCTCTTAACCTTGAGCCTTATAAGCTAAGAGAAATTTATCATGAGTTTGTTAAGTCCATAATGACGCAAAATGACATTTGGGACATTACAAGTGCAGAACTCGTTGAAAAAATATTAATAAAATTAATTGATAAAACAGGTGTGGCAGACCCTTTTATAACAATTAAAGAAAAAGCAAATTCACAATTGTTATCAATTTATGATAAATTAAAAGATCATGTTCTAAATTGTGACGACCCGATTTTGATGGCAACAAAACTTTCAATTTTTGGGAATACTATAGATGTAATGTTATCTGACAACCCTGAAAATAATTTAAAAAAAGTCCTGCTGGCTTACACAAAAGAGATTCCTTTAAATACTGAAAGTTATCAAAAATTCTCATCTCAGCTTAAAAATTCAAAATCACTTTTACTAATTGCAGATAATGCAGGTGAAGCTGTTATGGATAAACTCCTGATTGAAACTTTAAAAGAAAAACACCATATGGAAATGTATTATGCAGTAAGGAATAGCCCGGCTTTAAATGATATCACATATGATGAAACTGTCGATATAGGATTCCCAGACATTGCACAGGTCATTACAAATGGGATAGCTGGTCCCCTTCCAGGAACTATGCTTTCAAGATGCTCTCAAAAATTTTTGAACGTACTTAATTCAGTAGATATGGTGATTGTTAAGGGTGGAGGAAACTTTGAAAGCCTGATAGGAGAAACAAACCTTCCTCTGAATACATTTTTTTTGTTAATGTGTAAATGCGAAGTCCATTCAAGATTCTTCAATAGCCCTGTTGGACAGGCAATTTTATGGGTCAATTAA
- a CDS encoding class I SAM-dependent methyltransferase has protein sequence MNKKVVDYYTEIFSENERHEDGFGQIQRQRTLNIFKQYLQGNPLKIIDIGGATGAYSFDLARAGHNVHLLDIVPAHIEKAERIGLDKGILLDGYHVGDAKDLEFEDNSFDAVILHGPLYHITGLVERKKVLNEALRILKPNGVLFGFAINRYAGVFYGIHSELILDDTYFEMVKTEVETGFRTRNPTWHFHLPEELEAEITSSGFKIEATKGVVSPVWMLPDIESKIADAEMHEKILRVCELLENEPKIGQDFVCIGRKQ, from the coding sequence ATGAATAAAAAGGTCGTTGATTATTACACGGAAATATTTAGTGAAAATGAACGTCATGAAGATGGTTTTGGTCAAATTCAACGACAGCGTACACTTAATATTTTTAAACAATACCTTCAGGGTAACCCTCTCAAAATAATTGATATTGGTGGAGCAACTGGTGCCTATTCGTTTGATTTAGCAAGAGCTGGTCATAATGTACATCTATTAGACATAGTGCCCGCTCATATAGAAAAGGCTGAAAGAATCGGTTTGGATAAAGGAATTCTCCTTGATGGTTACCATGTTGGTGACGCTAAGGATTTAGAATTTGAAGATAACTCATTTGACGCTGTGATCTTGCATGGTCCGCTATATCACATCACAGGCTTAGTTGAGAGAAAGAAAGTCCTCAATGAAGCTCTTCGGATTTTAAAACCCAATGGGGTTCTGTTTGGTTTTGCAATTAATCGCTATGCGGGTGTTTTCTACGGTATTCATAGTGAGCTTATTCTGGATGACACCTATTTTGAAATGGTTAAAACAGAAGTAGAAACAGGTTTTAGAACTCGTAATCCAACTTGGCATTTTCATTTGCCTGAAGAATTAGAAGCAGAAATAACGTCGTCAGGTTTCAAAATAGAGGCAACGAAAGGCGTAGTTAGCCCTGTTTGGATGCTTCCTGATATTGAGTCGAAAATAGCTGATGCTGAAATGCATGAAAAAATACTTAGGGTTTGCGAGCTTCTTGAGAATGAGCCTAAGATTGGACAGGACTTTGTGTGCATCGGCCGAAAACAATAG